A portion of the Corynebacterium ammoniagenes DSM 20306 genome contains these proteins:
- a CDS encoding heavy-metal-associated domain-containing protein — MATKNYTVEGMTCGHCEMSVQEEVGEIAGVTSVNADHNTGAVTVEGADFTDEQVSAAVAEAGYKLV; from the coding sequence ATGGCAACGAAAAACTACACCGTAGAAGGCATGACCTGCGGACACTGCGAAATGTCCGTGCAGGAAGAAGTCGGCGAGATCGCCGGCGTTACCAGCGTCAACGCTGACCACAATACCGGTGCCGTAACGGTTGAAGGCGCCGATTTCACAGACGAGCAGGTCTCCGCAGCCGTTGCGGAAGCCGGATACAAGTTGGTTTAG
- the trxA gene encoding thioredoxin: MATVEVTKENFEETTIGDGITIVDAWAEWCGPCKRFAPVFDKASEEHEDITFAKLDTENNQELAGALQIQAIPTLMVFRDGIQVFNQAGALPPAAFEDLIKQVRDLDMDAVREQVEQQKNQG, translated from the coding sequence ATGGCAACCGTAGAAGTAACCAAGGAAAATTTCGAAGAAACCACTATCGGTGACGGCATCACCATTGTTGATGCGTGGGCTGAATGGTGTGGTCCATGCAAGCGCTTTGCCCCCGTCTTTGACAAGGCTTCGGAAGAGCACGAGGACATCACCTTTGCCAAGCTAGATACCGAAAACAACCAGGAACTAGCGGGCGCATTGCAGATTCAGGCTATTCCTACCTTGATGGTCTTTCGCGACGGTATCCAGGTCTTTAACCAAGCAGGTGCCCTGCCACCAGCAGCTTTCGAGGACCTGATTAAGCAGGTTCGCGATTTGGACATGGACGCTGTCCGCG